Part of the uncultured Desulfobacter sp. genome, CGGGCAACCCTGTGGCGATGGTCGAATTTGTTCCGGGTAAATTTTTCCAACAAAAAAAGTGATCCGTTTTTATCCTGGATCACGGCCCGTTCACTGGTCCTTTCCGGGCTGCCTTGGATGTGGCAGTCATCCCGGAGGCAGTGAAACTCAATGCCCCATTGTTCAAAAAGCCAGTGGATGAAATTTATAAACTGAGGTTCACCAGGCCGATAATTACATAATTCGTGCAATCTGTTCTCCCGTGGCGCCTGTGGCTCCGCATTCTGTGTGGTTGATTATCGAACTGTCCTTGGGCATTGCTTATCTCCATCAATAAATTGTAAACCGTTAAGCATTTATCATTGCATATCGATCCAAATTAATAAACGCTGTCGATTTTTTGGATTTGACTCGTATCCACATATTCAATAGAGTTTTACTTTTAGGGACGGATTTTTGCTGACTTTTGAGCCGTGATCCATGCAGGTGTGAGATGAAAACAAATTTAAGTCCGGATTTGGCCGGACATGACTTACTGGGACAGGCAGGCCGGATTCCGGTGGATATGGTGTGGTTATTTGCATTTTCCCATCTGTGCAACCGTGCCATGCTCCATGCCGGTGACGGCACAGCGCTTTTGGATGCCATCGTGGGTGCGGTGGAGAAGCAAACGCCTTATTATTCGGTTTGTTTTGAATCTGTCGGCTCCCCTGAATCCGGTTCAGGCAAGGATGGCATGTGCGCGTTGCAAACCGATTTGGATACCGAACTCCCCAAGCCCGTGCAGGAACGTTTGGGATTAAAATGCGGGACCATGGCCACGGCGTTCTATTTCCCCGTAAATGATACGTGTGAACACATGCTTGATTGCCTTGTTTTTTATGCCCCCAGCGGATATGTCCCAGATGCCCTGGAAATCAGAGTTTTAGAAACGATTTCGGCGGACCTTGGCAAAACCCTGAACCGGTTGCACAAGGATAAAGGGGATGAGGACCGGATTCTGGAACTGACCCGCCAAAAGGAGATGTACCACAGCGTTTTTGAAAACACCGGCACCGGAACGATCATCATTGATCCGGATATGCTTATTCTTTATGTGAATGCCAAATTCATGGATCTGGTGGGGCTTGAGCGCAGCGAAATTGAGAATCGGATGCGGTGGTCCCAGTTTGTGGTGCCCGGTGACAATGAAATGATGCAAAATTACCATTACGGCCGGCGAAAGGGCATGGAAGGTATTCCCACCGAGTACGAGTGCCGGATTTTTGCCAAATCCGGGGATATCCGATACATCGATATGAAGGTGGGCATGATTCCCGGGACGGGTAAAAGTATTGCGTCGTTTATGGACATCACAAAAAGAAAGCTTGCCGAGAATCGTCTGCGGCAGAGCGAGGCCCGGCTCAGTGATATTATTCGAACGTTTGAGGGATTGATCTATACCACATCCGAAGATTACCGGGTTGAGTTCATGAATAATGCGTTGCAGGAAAAGGCGGGCAAAAGCGGGGTGGGGGAAAAATGTTATCGGGTGGTTCACGGCCTGAATGCCCCCTGTCCCGGGTGCCGGCTTGGGTTGGTCCTTTCCGGAGAGACCCGCCGGTGGGAACTGAAAAGTCCCAGGGACGGGCACTGGTACTGGTCCATTCAATCTCCGGTCTACGACAACCGGGGCCGGATTGTCAAAGCCCAGACCATTCACATGGACATCACCGACAGAAAGCGCCGGGAAGAGAAGATCAGCGAAGATGCGGATCTGCTCAGGAATGAAAACATCGTTCTTCGGTCCGCCATGAAAGAACGCTACCGGTTCGAAAACATCGTGGGCAAAAGCCGGGCCATGCAGAAGGTGTATGAACTGGTGGTCCGGGCGGCCGCAAGCAACGCCCATGTGATTATCTATGGTGAATCCGGCACCGGCAAAGAGTTGGTGGCCCGGGCCATTCACAATTTGAGCAACCGGTGTGAAAAGCACTTTGTGCCCGTCAACAGCGGGGCGATCAGCGAACATATTATAGAGAGTGAATTCTTCGGTTACCGCAAGGGGGCCTTTACCGGCGCGGAAAAGGACAAGGAAGGGTTTCTCGGTACAGCTGACGGCGGCACCTTGTTTCTGGATGAAATCGGGGATATCGGTCCCAACCTTCAAGTCAAACTGCTTCGGGCCATTGAGGGTGGCGGGTACACCCCTGTGGGCGGTAATCGGGTGATTAAGCCGGATCTGAGGATCGTGGCCGCCACCAACAAGGACCTTCGGCGCCTGGTGGAAAAAGGATTGATGCGCGAAGATTTCTTTTACCGGGTGCATATTATTCCTATTCGGCTGCCGGCCCTTCGGGACCGCAAGGAAGATATTCCATTGCTGGTGGATTATTTTTTATCCGCCTTTGGCGGGGATCAGCAGATTCCCCCCGTGGGGGGCAAAATGATGGAGGTGTTTCTTCGCCACGACTGGCCTGGAAACGTCCGGGAACTTCAGAATGTACTTCATCGCTACATGACCCTGGGGAAAATTGACTTTACCGGCAATTCCTTTGATCAGACGGCCGACAACAGTGAGTCGGTTTCTTTTATCCGGGAATCTCCGCGTCCATGCGGCCCCTTGAATGAAGTGGTGGCCGAGTTTGAAAAGGGGACGATTCTGAAAGCTTTGGAGGATAACCGGTGGCAAAAGGCTAAAACTGCTGTCGCCCTGGGTGTTCACAGAAAAACCCTGTTTACTAAAATGAAAAAATTTGGGATCGAATAACCCCGCTATGTGGTATTATCGCCACGTTTGTGTAATGTCTTGAAATTTTAATAAAATTATTAAATATTTGTCTCTTTTTTTAGGTTTACGTGGCGATATCGCCACGATGATTCGCCTTGTTCTCCGGCTTAAAAATACTTCTGAACTCAATAATATCATTTAAAAACAAGATGTTATCAACGACCCTTGGCTGATTGGTATAATTATTGCTGCCGGTATCTAAAGTTTCTTGAACAAGCGTTCAGTTATTTTAGACCTATAGATTCACAAAAAGGGGAGTTGTTTAATATGAGTATCATGACAGAGTACAGGCAAAAGTTGTCCACCGCAGCCAATGCCGTATCCGTTGTTAAATCAGGGGACTGGGTGGATTACGGCGCCTTTTTAACCGCACCTGAAACCCTTGATGCGGCCCTGGCCGGGCGAATCCATGAACTCAACAATGTCAAGGTCAGGGCACTTGCCTTTCCGGGTATTGCCGCCGTGGCTGCTGCAGATCCGGGTGAAGGGCGAGTGATTTACAACTCCTGGCACTTCAGCGGCGGAGAACGAAAAATCCACGACACCGGGAACTGCCACTTCATTCCCTTCATTTACCACGAAGGTCCGTCCCATTATAAACAGAATATCAAAACCAACGTCTGTATGCTTAAAACGGCGCCCATGGACCGGTTCGGCTATTTTAACTTCGGAATTGCCAACTCCTTTCAACGTTCAATCATCGAAAATGCAGATACCGTCATTGTGGAAGTGAATGAAAACATGCCCTGCTGCCTGGGTGGGGCCAACGAATCGGTTCACCTTCGTGATGTGGATTTTGTGGTGGAGACCGACAATAAACCCCTTGTGACCCTGCCTGATCCGGTGATTTCAGAGATAGATAAAAAAATTGCAGCAATGATCGTAAGCCAGGTTGAAGACGGCTCCTGCATTCAGCTCGGCATCGGCGGTATGCCCAACGCGGTGGGCAAAATGATTGCCCAGTCGGATCTCAAGGATTTAGGCGTTCACACTGAAATGCTTGCGGATGCCTACCTGGATATGTATGAAGCAGGGAAAATA contains:
- a CDS encoding sigma-54-dependent Fis family transcriptional regulator, yielding MKTNLSPDLAGHDLLGQAGRIPVDMVWLFAFSHLCNRAMLHAGDGTALLDAIVGAVEKQTPYYSVCFESVGSPESGSGKDGMCALQTDLDTELPKPVQERLGLKCGTMATAFYFPVNDTCEHMLDCLVFYAPSGYVPDALEIRVLETISADLGKTLNRLHKDKGDEDRILELTRQKEMYHSVFENTGTGTIIIDPDMLILYVNAKFMDLVGLERSEIENRMRWSQFVVPGDNEMMQNYHYGRRKGMEGIPTEYECRIFAKSGDIRYIDMKVGMIPGTGKSIASFMDITKRKLAENRLRQSEARLSDIIRTFEGLIYTTSEDYRVEFMNNALQEKAGKSGVGEKCYRVVHGLNAPCPGCRLGLVLSGETRRWELKSPRDGHWYWSIQSPVYDNRGRIVKAQTIHMDITDRKRREEKISEDADLLRNENIVLRSAMKERYRFENIVGKSRAMQKVYELVVRAAASNAHVIIYGESGTGKELVARAIHNLSNRCEKHFVPVNSGAISEHIIESEFFGYRKGAFTGAEKDKEGFLGTADGGTLFLDEIGDIGPNLQVKLLRAIEGGGYTPVGGNRVIKPDLRIVAATNKDLRRLVEKGLMREDFFYRVHIIPIRLPALRDRKEDIPLLVDYFLSAFGGDQQIPPVGGKMMEVFLRHDWPGNVRELQNVLHRYMTLGKIDFTGNSFDQTADNSESVSFIRESPRPCGPLNEVVAEFEKGTILKALEDNRWQKAKTAVALGVHRKTLFTKMKKFGIE
- a CDS encoding acetyl-CoA hydrolase/transferase C-terminal domain-containing protein; translation: MSIMTEYRQKLSTAANAVSVVKSGDWVDYGAFLTAPETLDAALAGRIHELNNVKVRALAFPGIAAVAAADPGEGRVIYNSWHFSGGERKIHDTGNCHFIPFIYHEGPSHYKQNIKTNVCMLKTAPMDRFGYFNFGIANSFQRSIIENADTVIVEVNENMPCCLGGANESVHLRDVDFVVETDNKPLVTLPDPVISEIDKKIAAMIVSQVEDGSCIQLGIGGMPNAVGKMIAQSDLKDLGVHTEMLADAYLDMYEAGKITNLKKRRDPGRMVYTFALGSARLYDFLNNNPVCASFSVDYTNKLSHISDNDKTVSINNAIEVDLYGQVSSESSGFRHLTGTGGQFDFAYGAYHAQGGKSFICLSSTVKDRAGKVKSRIRPVFDTGSIVTLPRTITHYVVTEYGMVSLKGKSTWERAEALISIAHPDFRDQLIRDAEKMHIWTRKDQHERPCIVA